Proteins from a genomic interval of Musa acuminata AAA Group cultivar baxijiao chromosome BXJ1-9, Cavendish_Baxijiao_AAA, whole genome shotgun sequence:
- the LOC135593449 gene encoding uncharacterized protein LOC135593449 — MGAAPKPSKRVDIESQHTAENENDSESGMQFVSKRKRKDFADEDDSVSEGESLQESEMEEDEDEIEGSDAEQNGRQIDAEMDELEQQYQNLRSEEQNLLNNLKHQKDENAVKGRAVKNQKVLWDKTLELRFLLQKTFSAANKLPQEPVRSLFCNSDEDVDQAYTDLIDSSKRTLGSILELQEALLEKNPYILQGLTGNNKESSKSEDSFGKVKEDNDDEWLQIIDMHSRIAPFRNGSIDKWHRKTQVTSGAAAFRGKLQAFNQNISEQVAGYMRDPSRMIRRMQLSRSSVGIFGKVPEVSESETIKEEGNVQDGSMDGDPELLDDSEFYSQLLKEFLESNLTSSETAFYAMRKLQPKKRKVVDRRASKSRKIRYHVHEKIVNFMAPVPMLLPSMAPKLFDNLFGMTNQQSTSAV; from the exons ATGGGAGCAGCTCCTAAGCCATCTAAACGTGTTGATATTGAGAGTCAACATACTGCAGAAAACGAGAATGATTCTGAAAGTGGGATGCAATTTGTttccaagagaaagagaaaagatttTGCTGATGAGGACGATAGTGTATCAGAGGGAGAAAGCCTTCAAGAAAGTGAAATG gaggaggatgaggatgaAATTGAAGGAAGCGATGCTGAGCAAAATGGGAGGCAAATAGATGCAGAGATGGATGAACTTGAGCAACAATACCAAAATCTTCGCAGTGAGGAGCA GAATCTTTTGAATAATTTGAAGCATCAAAAAGATGAAAATGCTGTAAAGGGTCGAGCAGTAAAGAACCAGAAG GTGCTTTGGGACAAGACTTTGGAGTTGAGATTCTTACTACAAAAGACATTCTCAGCCGCAAACAAACTTCCACAG GAACCTGTAAGGTCCTTATTTTGCAATTCAGATGAAGATGTTGATCAAGCATACACAGACCTTATAGATTCTTCTAAGCGGACATTAGGTAGTATATTGGAGTTGCAGGAG GCTTTACTTGAGAAGAACCCTTATATTCTTCAGGGTTTAACTG GAAACAACAAAGAGTCTTCTAAGAGTGAGGATTCCTTTGGCAAGGTGAAGGAAGATAATGATGACGAGTGGCTGCAAATAATTGATATGCATTCTAG AATAGCACCATTTAGAAATGGCTCAATAGACAAATGGCATCGAAAGACACAAGTCACAAGTGGTGCTGCTGCATTTAGAGGCAAATTGCAGGCATTTAATCAG AACATTAGTGAACAAGTAGCTGGTTACATGAGAGATCCAAGCAGAATGATTAGGAGGATGCAATTAAGTAGATCTTCTGTTGGCATATTTGGAAAA GTACCTGAGGTGTCTGAATCTGAGACAATAAAGGAAGAG GGCAACGTTCAAGATGGAAGCATGGATGGCGATCCAGAACTACTTGATGACTCTGAATTCTATTCACAACTTCTGAAAGAATTTTTGGAGTCTAATCTTACATCATCTG AGACGGCTTTTTATGCTATGAGAAAGTTACAGCCTAAGAAACGAAAGGTCGTTGACCGTCGTGCTTCTAAGAGTCGGAAAATAAG GTATCATGTACATGAAAAGATTGTCAATTTCATGGCTCCGGTGCCAATGCTTCTTCCGTCCATGGCCCCAAAGTTATTTGACAATTTGTTTGGCATGACAAATCAGCAATCAACCTCTGCTGTGTAA